A region from the Xenopus laevis strain J_2021 chromosome 4S, Xenopus_laevis_v10.1, whole genome shotgun sequence genome encodes:
- the rrad.S gene encoding GTP-binding protein RAD yields MTLNRSDRFKSLEKRRGSMPFTMHQQLHRRSMPVDDKELHGKTPASQLSSLVRCPSYNPSDEHRESWASDSSDSVISSGSDSEDHVYKVILLGEHGVGKSSLARIFGGVEDLHDVEEAGNTYDRSIVVDGEEACLLVFDIWEQDDNHWLHNQCMKMGDAYVIVYSVTDKTSFEKASELRIQLRRARQSEDIPIILVGNKSDLVRSREVSVEEGRACAVVFDCKFIETSASLHHNVKDLFEGIVRQVRLRKDSKEDNARRMASSKRRESIGKKAKRFLGKIVAKNNKKMAFKQKSKSCHDLSVL; encoded by the exons ATGACCCTCAACAGAAGTGACCGATTTAAGAGCCTGGAAAAGAGGAGAGGCAGCATGCCATTCACTATGCATCAGCAGTTGCACAGGAGAAGCATGCCCGTGGATGATAAGGAATTGCATGGCAAAACCCCAGCATCTCAACTATCTAGCTTGGTCCGCTGCCCCTCGTACAACCCTTCAGATGAACACAGAGAGAGCTGGGCATCGGATTCCTCTGACTCTGTCATCTCCTCTGGCAGTGACTCTGAGGATCATGTGTACAAAGTTATCCTGCTCGGTGAACACGGAGTAGGAAAGTCTAGCCTGGCCAGGATCTTTGGGGGTGTGGAGGATTTACATGATGTAGAGGAAGCAG GAAATACATATGACAGATCTATAGTGGTGGATGGGGAAGAAGCCTGTCTTTTAGTATTTGACATATGGGAACAG GATGACAATCACTGGCTGCATAACCAGTGCATGAAGATGGGAGATGCTTATGTTATTGTTTATTCTGTTACGGACAAAACAAGTTTTGAAAAGGCTTCTGAGCTCAGAATACAGTTAAGAAGAGCAAGACAATCAGAGGATATTCCTATAATTCTCGTTGGCAACAAAAGCGACTTGGTCCGATCACGAGAAGTATCAGTAGAAG AGGGACGTGCTTGTGCCGTTGTGTTTGACTGTAAATTCATAGAAACGTCAGCATCCCTTCACCACAATGTCAAAGACCTTTTTGAAGGAATAGTGCGTCAGGTCAGACTTCGCAAAGATAGCAAAGAGGACAACGCCAGACGGATGGCTAGTAGCAAAAGGAGAGAAAGCATTGGGAAAAAAGCCAAACGATTCCTTGGGAAGATTGTagccaaaaataacaaaaagatggCATTCAAGCAGAAGTCCAAATCGTGCCATGATTTATCAGTGCTCTGA